The following are encoded together in the Pseudomonas maumuensis genome:
- a CDS encoding GreA/GreB family elongation factor, whose translation MDKATLLQRIVTTLEHDMEVLRRAAQTAYEAATAEENIAENKYDTLGLEASYLATGQARRTAEIRQALQTYQQLVPRDYDPARGIQVGCLVTLEDEQGLRRSLFLGPEGAGLKIGEGKALVTVITPRAPLGQQLLGKRVDDEVHLVLAGVAQVQFIIDIV comes from the coding sequence ATGGACAAGGCCACCCTGCTGCAGCGCATCGTCACCACCCTCGAGCACGACATGGAGGTGCTGCGTCGCGCCGCCCAGACCGCCTACGAGGCCGCCACCGCCGAAGAGAACATCGCCGAGAACAAGTACGACACCTTGGGGCTCGAGGCCTCGTACCTGGCCACCGGGCAGGCTCGGCGCACCGCTGAGATCCGCCAGGCGCTGCAGACCTACCAGCAACTGGTGCCGCGCGACTATGACCCCGCGCGGGGGATCCAGGTCGGCTGCCTGGTGACCCTGGAGGATGAACAGGGCCTACGGCGCAGTCTGTTCCTCGGCCCCGAGGGCGCCGGGTTGAAGATTGGTGAGGGAAAGGCGCTGGTGACGGTGATCACACCTCGCGCACCGCTTGGCCAGCAACTGCTTGGCAAGCGCGTGGATGACGAAGTACACCTGGTGCTGGCCGGGGTGGCGCAGGTGCAGTTCATCATCGATATCGTCTGA
- a CDS encoding AprI/Inh family metalloprotease inhibitor produces MKATLRTIALAAITLMSMTEVGMASSLLLPNAAQMAGDWTLYPEQQQAQACNLHLGATEGEIEGDLDCARDLLGLRPGSWLVTPDTLALVGGDGSSVVHFSREGAKRYAWTRPDGTQLVLQHLDK; encoded by the coding sequence ATGAAAGCAACCTTGCGAACGATCGCGCTGGCCGCGATTACCCTGATGTCGATGACCGAGGTAGGTATGGCGAGCAGCCTGTTACTCCCCAACGCCGCGCAAATGGCCGGTGATTGGACGCTTTACCCCGAACAGCAGCAGGCGCAGGCCTGCAACCTGCACCTGGGCGCCACGGAAGGCGAAATCGAAGGCGACCTGGACTGTGCCAGGGACCTGTTGGGCCTGCGCCCCGGCAGCTGGCTGGTGACGCCCGACACCTTGGCCCTGGTGGGCGGCGACGGCAGCAGCGTGGTGCATTTCAGTCGCGAGGGGGCCAAGCGTTACGCCTGGACTCGGCCGGACGGTACCCAACTGGTGCTCCAGCACTTGGACAAATAA
- a CDS encoding type I secretion system permease/ATPase codes for MKLPSKKPGAPLWAALGEHKSTLISVGCFTALINLLMLVPSIYMLQVYDRVLSSQSTTTLWVLTLMVVGFFVYIGGLEAVRSFIVIRVGNQLEKTFNLKVYRAAFERNLRQRDGAAGQALGDLTQLRQFITGPALFAFFDAPWFPIYLAVIFAFNVWLGVMATVGALLLIALAILNERLTHATLAEASGFQHQSTQLAGSQLQSAESIQAMGMLGALRQRWFSLHGRFLDLQNKASDTSAVITATSKGLRLCLQSLVLGLGALLVIEGQMTPGMMIAGSILMGRVLAPIDQLIAVWKQWSGAQLAYQRLDGLLREHPEPPTPMPLPVPTGQLAVEQVSAGPPGRNLATLQQVNFALAPGELLGVLGASGSGKSTLAKVLVGVWPTLSGHVRLDGAELSQWDRDALGPHIGYLPQNIELLRGSIAENIARFGELDGIKVVEAARLAGVHDLILRLPQGYDTRLGEEGVDLSGGQKQRIALARALYGDARLIVLDEPNSNLDSHGEAALANAIVQLKAQGRTVVLVTHRSAALAQADKLLVMNEGRMQGFGPARDILHAMGQAPAQRPLQAGGGA; via the coding sequence ATGAAACTACCGAGCAAAAAGCCCGGGGCGCCTTTGTGGGCGGCACTCGGCGAACATAAGTCGACTTTGATCAGCGTCGGCTGTTTCACGGCATTGATCAACTTGCTCATGCTGGTGCCGTCGATATATATGCTTCAAGTGTACGACCGTGTACTGAGTTCGCAGAGCACGACAACTTTGTGGGTGCTGACATTGATGGTTGTCGGCTTCTTCGTTTATATCGGCGGGCTCGAGGCCGTACGCAGTTTCATTGTCATCCGGGTCGGCAACCAGTTGGAAAAGACGTTCAACCTGAAGGTCTATCGCGCCGCCTTTGAACGCAACCTGCGCCAGCGCGACGGCGCCGCCGGCCAGGCCCTGGGCGACCTGACCCAGCTGCGCCAGTTCATCACCGGCCCCGCGTTGTTCGCCTTCTTCGATGCGCCCTGGTTCCCCATCTACCTGGCGGTGATCTTCGCTTTCAACGTCTGGCTGGGCGTGATGGCCACGGTCGGCGCGCTGCTGCTGATCGCCCTGGCGATCCTCAACGAGCGCCTCACCCATGCCACCCTGGCCGAGGCCAGTGGCTTCCAGCATCAGTCGACGCAACTGGCCGGCAGCCAGTTGCAGAGCGCCGAGAGCATCCAGGCCATGGGCATGCTTGGCGCGCTGCGCCAGCGCTGGTTCAGCCTGCACGGACGGTTCCTCGACCTGCAGAACAAGGCCAGCGACACCTCGGCGGTGATCACCGCCACCAGCAAAGGCCTGCGCCTGTGCCTGCAATCGCTGGTGCTGGGGCTGGGCGCGCTGCTGGTGATCGAGGGGCAGATGACCCCGGGCATGATGATCGCCGGCTCCATCCTCATGGGCCGGGTGCTGGCGCCGATCGACCAGTTGATCGCGGTATGGAAGCAATGGAGCGGCGCGCAGCTGGCCTACCAACGCCTGGACGGGCTGCTGCGCGAGCACCCCGAGCCGCCGACTCCGATGCCCTTGCCGGTGCCCACCGGGCAACTGGCGGTGGAGCAGGTCAGCGCTGGCCCGCCCGGGCGCAACCTGGCCACCCTGCAACAAGTGAACTTCGCCTTGGCGCCGGGCGAGCTGCTCGGCGTGCTGGGGGCTTCGGGTTCGGGCAAGTCGACCCTGGCCAAAGTGTTGGTCGGCGTCTGGCCGACCCTGAGCGGCCATGTGCGCCTCGATGGCGCCGAACTCAGCCAATGGGACCGCGACGCACTGGGCCCGCACATCGGCTATCTGCCGCAGAACATCGAGTTGCTGCGTGGCAGCATCGCCGAGAACATCGCCCGCTTTGGCGAGTTGGACGGCATCAAGGTGGTCGAGGCGGCGCGCCTGGCGGGCGTGCATGACCTGATCCTGCGCCTGCCCCAGGGCTACGACACGCGCCTCGGCGAGGAGGGGGTGGACCTGTCCGGCGGCCAGAAGCAGCGCATCGCCCTGGCCCGCGCCCTGTACGGCGATGCCCGGCTGATCGTGCTCGACGAACCCAACTCCAACCTCGACAGCCACGGCGAAGCCGCCCTGGCCAACGCCATCGTCCAGCTCAAGGCCCAGGGCCGCACCGTGGTGCTGGTGACCCACCGCAGCGCGGCGCTGGCCCAGGCCGACAAGCTGCTGGTGATGAACGAAGGGCGCATGCAGGGCTTCGGCCCGGCCCGCGACATCCTCCACGCCATGGGCCAGGCCCCGGCGCAACGACCCCTGCAAGCCGGAGGTGGCGCATGA
- a CDS encoding LysR family transcriptional regulator, giving the protein MNLKQLEYALAVADTGSFTRAAERCHVVQSALSHQVARLEAQLGVSLFERSSRRVRLTPAGEAFVLSARPAVAAARRVAEDVAAACGQVRGRLSIGEISSLTALDLVDLLAVFHRRYPDVDVRWLTAKSELLMADVCERRLDVGFIGLWQGETLQGVQHRLLAREELVAVLPPFHRLAGSAQLTLAELVDEVLVDFPEGTGARRQTDEAFQAAGLRHRVQFEIGHIRLVEKFVQRGMAVGLVPERIARGFQDVAMVPLADAPVRHLYAVWSPSPTPAARAFLDVLEEKLLAAGG; this is encoded by the coding sequence ATGAATCTCAAGCAGCTCGAATACGCTCTCGCCGTGGCCGACACCGGCAGTTTCACCCGCGCCGCCGAGCGCTGCCACGTGGTGCAGTCGGCCCTCAGCCATCAAGTCGCACGGTTGGAGGCACAGCTGGGGGTAAGCTTGTTCGAGCGCAGTTCGCGGCGGGTGCGCCTGACCCCGGCCGGCGAGGCCTTCGTGCTCAGCGCGCGGCCAGCGGTGGCGGCGGCGCGGCGGGTGGCCGAGGATGTCGCCGCCGCCTGCGGGCAGGTGCGCGGGCGCTTGTCGATCGGAGAGATCAGCTCGCTCACGGCGCTGGACCTGGTCGATCTGCTGGCGGTGTTTCATCGGCGCTACCCGGATGTGGATGTGCGCTGGCTGACGGCCAAGAGCGAACTGTTGATGGCTGATGTCTGCGAGCGGCGCCTGGACGTGGGGTTCATCGGGCTGTGGCAGGGGGAAACGCTGCAAGGCGTGCAGCACCGTTTGTTGGCGCGGGAGGAACTGGTTGCAGTGCTGCCGCCGTTCCACCGGCTGGCGGGCAGTGCGCAGCTGACCTTGGCCGAGCTGGTGGATGAGGTGCTGGTGGATTTTCCCGAAGGTACCGGGGCACGCCGGCAGACTGACGAGGCGTTCCAGGCGGCGGGGTTGCGGCATCGGGTGCAGTTCGAGATCGGCCATATCCGCCTGGTGGAAAAGTTCGTGCAGCGGGGTATGGCCGTGGGCCTGGTCCCCGAGCGTATCGCTCGGGGCTTCCAGGATGTCGCCATGGTGCCGCTGGCGGATGCGCCGGTGCGGCATCTGTACGCGGTCTGGTCGCCCAGCCCCACGCCGGCGGCGCGGGCATTTCTGGACGTACTCGAAGAAAAGCTGCTGGCGGCCGGTGGATAA
- a CDS encoding 3-oxoacyl-ACP reductase family protein, producing MSQALPLTGKVALVQGGSRGIGAAIVRRLARDGAKVAFTYVSSSTSAEALAGEINSGGGQALALRADSADTQAVQQAVADTAKAFGGLDILVNNAGVLAVAPVAEFDLADFDRLLAVNVRSVFVATQAAVKHMGQGGRIINIGSTNAERMPFAGGAPYAMSKSALVGLTKGLARDLGPQGITVNNVQPGPVDTDMNPASGEFAESLIPLMAIGRYGQADEIASFVAYLAGPEAGYITGASLLADGGFAA from the coding sequence ATGTCCCAAGCACTTCCCCTCACCGGCAAGGTGGCCCTGGTCCAGGGCGGTTCCCGCGGTATCGGCGCGGCCATCGTCCGCCGCCTGGCCCGCGACGGCGCCAAGGTCGCCTTCACCTATGTCAGCTCGAGCACCAGCGCCGAGGCCTTGGCAGGCGAAATCAACAGCGGCGGCGGCCAGGCCCTGGCCCTGCGTGCCGACAGCGCCGACACCCAGGCCGTGCAGCAAGCCGTGGCCGACACCGCGAAGGCCTTCGGCGGCCTGGACATCCTGGTCAACAATGCCGGCGTGCTGGCGGTGGCGCCGGTCGCCGAGTTCGACCTGGCCGATTTCGACCGGCTGCTGGCGGTCAATGTGCGCAGCGTGTTCGTGGCCACCCAGGCGGCGGTAAAACACATGGGCCAGGGTGGGCGGATCATCAACATCGGCAGTACCAATGCCGAGCGCATGCCATTCGCTGGCGGCGCGCCCTATGCCATGAGCAAGTCGGCGCTGGTCGGCCTGACCAAGGGCCTGGCCCGAGACCTCGGGCCGCAGGGGATCACCGTCAACAATGTGCAGCCTGGGCCGGTGGACACCGACATGAACCCGGCCAGCGGTGAGTTCGCCGAGAGCCTGATTCCGTTGATGGCCATCGGGCGCTACGGGCAAGCGGACGAGATCGCCAGTTTCGTGGCTTACCTGGCGGGGCCTGAAGCGGGGTACATCACCGGGGCGAGCCTGTTGGCCGATGGTGGTTTTGCGGCCTGA
- a CDS encoding MFS transporter gives MNSPTLGRALILLMATATGLAVASNYYAQPLLHSIAEQFGLSTASAGTIVIAAQLSYGAGLLLLAPLGDLFEQRRLIVTMVLIATAGLVISACAPSLPWLLFGTALTGLFSVVAQVLVPMAAALSAPDQRGRAVGTLMSGLLLGILLARTAAGFMAELGGWRSIYVLAAVLMAISALALYRSLPQHHSHAGLKYPALIGSVFRLFVEEPVLRLRSLLGLLAFSLFALFWTPLAFLLSEAPYHYSDAVIGLFGLAGAIGALAANWAGRLADRGKGSLGTTVGLVALLLSWVPLGFAQSSLVALLVGVLLLDLAVQLVHVSNQNAVIVLRPEARTRLNAGYITCYFVGGALGSLLGTQLFEVHGWDGIVVAGLVIGALALLVWGLAERRRGKAVVPA, from the coding sequence ATGAACTCCCCGACTCTAGGTCGCGCCCTGATCCTGCTGATGGCCACCGCCACCGGCCTGGCCGTGGCCAGCAACTACTACGCCCAGCCCCTGCTGCACAGCATCGCCGAGCAGTTCGGCCTGAGCACCGCCAGCGCCGGCACCATCGTCATCGCCGCCCAGCTCAGCTACGGCGCCGGGCTGCTGTTGCTCGCGCCACTGGGCGATCTGTTCGAGCAGCGTCGACTGATCGTCACCATGGTGCTGATCGCCACCGCCGGCCTGGTGATCAGCGCCTGTGCGCCAAGCCTGCCATGGCTGTTGTTCGGCACGGCGCTGACCGGGCTGTTCTCGGTGGTGGCCCAGGTGCTGGTACCCATGGCCGCTGCGCTCAGTGCTCCGGATCAGCGCGGTCGCGCCGTGGGCACGCTGATGAGTGGCCTGTTGCTGGGCATCCTGCTGGCGCGCACCGCCGCAGGCTTCATGGCCGAGCTGGGAGGCTGGCGCAGCATCTACGTGCTGGCCGCAGTGCTGATGGCCATCAGTGCCCTCGCCCTGTACCGCAGCCTGCCGCAACACCACAGCCACGCAGGCTTGAAATACCCGGCGCTGATCGGCTCGGTGTTCCGCCTGTTCGTCGAGGAACCGGTGCTGCGCCTGCGCTCGCTGCTGGGCTTGCTGGCGTTCAGCCTGTTCGCGCTGTTCTGGACACCGCTGGCGTTCCTGTTGAGCGAGGCCCCCTACCATTACTCCGACGCGGTGATCGGCCTGTTCGGCCTGGCCGGGGCGATCGGCGCACTGGCGGCGAACTGGGCCGGGCGCCTGGCCGACCGCGGCAAAGGCTCGCTGGGCACTACCGTGGGGCTGGTGGCGCTATTGCTGTCGTGGGTGCCGCTGGGGTTTGCGCAGAGCTCGCTGGTGGCGTTGCTGGTGGGCGTGCTGTTGCTCGACCTGGCGGTGCAGCTGGTGCATGTGAGCAACCAGAACGCGGTGATCGTGCTACGCCCCGAGGCGCGCACGCGACTCAATGCCGGGTACATCACCTGCTACTTCGTTGGCGGGGCGCTGGGGTCGCTGCTGGGGACGCAACTGTTCGAGGTGCATGGCTGGGATGGGATCGTGGTGGCCGGGCTGGTGATCGGTGCGCTGGCGCTGCTGGTGTGGGGGCTGGCTGAGCGCCGGCGGGGGAAGGCAGTGGTGCCAGCCTGA
- a CDS encoding LysR family transcriptional regulator — protein MESFSSLECFVRSAEVGSFAEAARRLSLTPAAVGKNVAQLEARLGVRLFQRSTRKLTLTEAGQRFLGEVGDSLRTIQYAMANLASAEGQPAGLLRVSMGTVFGRLYVVPLLGEFLRRYPAISPDWHFDNRQVDLIGQGFDAALGGGFELPPGVVARKLTPAHRVLVASPGYVRQHGPIDRPEQLQACAGILIRSPQTGRVRSWPLTSRWQEQQPLRLPQHMTMSDSDAACAVAEQGLGIALVSLPFALPYLTSGRLCRVLPDWYVDDGHISLYYAERKLLPGKTRAFIDFVVEQFAEQGLAQRFDALQR, from the coding sequence ATGGAATCGTTCAGTAGCCTGGAATGCTTCGTGCGCAGTGCCGAGGTCGGCAGTTTCGCCGAGGCGGCGCGGCGTTTGTCATTGACCCCTGCGGCGGTGGGCAAGAACGTCGCCCAACTGGAGGCGCGCCTGGGGGTGCGGTTGTTCCAGCGCAGCACGCGCAAGCTCACTTTGACCGAGGCCGGGCAGCGCTTCCTGGGCGAGGTCGGCGACAGCCTGCGTACCATCCAATATGCCATGGCCAACCTGGCCAGCGCCGAGGGGCAACCGGCGGGGCTGCTGCGGGTGAGCATGGGCACGGTGTTCGGGCGCTTGTACGTTGTGCCGCTGTTGGGCGAGTTCCTGCGCCGCTACCCGGCGATCTCGCCGGACTGGCATTTCGACAACCGCCAGGTCGACCTGATCGGCCAGGGTTTCGACGCCGCCCTCGGCGGTGGTTTCGAGCTGCCACCCGGCGTGGTGGCACGCAAGCTGACGCCCGCGCACCGGGTACTGGTGGCTTCGCCGGGCTATGTGCGGCAGCACGGGCCGATCGACCGGCCTGAGCAGTTGCAGGCTTGCGCCGGCATCCTCATCCGCTCGCCGCAGACCGGCAGGGTGCGCAGCTGGCCGCTGACCAGCCGCTGGCAGGAGCAGCAACCCTTGCGGCTGCCCCAGCACATGACCATGAGCGATTCGGATGCCGCCTGCGCGGTGGCCGAGCAGGGGCTGGGCATCGCCCTGGTCAGCCTGCCGTTCGCCTTGCCTTACCTGACCTCAGGCCGCCTGTGTCGGGTGCTGCCGGACTGGTACGTCGACGATGGGCATATCAGCCTGTACTACGCCGAGCGCAAGCTGTTGCCGGGCAAGACCCGCGCCTTCATCGACTTCGTGGTGGAGCAGTTTGCCGAGCAGGGGCTGGCACAGCGCTTCGATGCCTTGCAGCGATAA
- a CDS encoding HlyD family type I secretion periplasmic adaptor subunit translates to MSQHTRDARFHVRLGWWLTLVGFGGFMAWASLAPLDQGVPVQGTVVVSGKRKAVQSMGAGVVSRILVSEGQLVRQGEPLFRLDRTQVQADVDALQAQYRMTRAALARWQSERDNLGQVQFPGELLEDADARLALILEGQRQLFDSRRQAQAREQGALAASIDGSQAQLTGMRRARSDLQAQADSLREQLDSLRPLAGEGYIPRNRVLEYQRQLSQVQRDLAQNAGESARLEQVIVEARLNLQQRREEYQKEVRSQLAEAQVKAATLEQQLNSAHFELQHSEIIAPADGIAVNLGVHTEGAVVRAGDTLLEIVPQGTALEVEGRLPVNLVDKVAPQLPVDILFTAFNQNRTPRVTGEVALVSADQLIDERSGQPYYVLRSTVSEEALARLQGLAIRPGMPAELFVRTGERSLLNYLFKPLLDRAGTALTEQ, encoded by the coding sequence ATGAGCCAGCACACCCGTGATGCACGTTTCCATGTTCGTCTGGGGTGGTGGCTGACCCTGGTCGGTTTCGGCGGTTTCATGGCCTGGGCCAGCCTCGCCCCGCTCGACCAAGGCGTGCCGGTGCAGGGCACCGTGGTGGTGTCGGGCAAGCGCAAGGCGGTGCAGTCCATGGGCGCGGGCGTGGTCAGCCGCATTTTGGTCAGCGAAGGCCAGTTAGTGCGCCAGGGCGAGCCGCTGTTCCGCCTCGACCGCACCCAGGTGCAGGCCGACGTCGATGCGCTGCAGGCTCAGTACCGCATGACCCGCGCCGCCCTGGCGCGCTGGCAGAGCGAGCGCGACAACCTTGGCCAGGTGCAGTTTCCCGGGGAACTGCTCGAAGACGCCGATGCTCGCCTGGCGCTGATCCTCGAAGGCCAGCGCCAGCTGTTCGACAGCCGCCGCCAGGCCCAGGCCCGCGAGCAGGGCGCCCTGGCCGCCAGCATCGATGGCTCCCAGGCGCAGTTGACCGGCATGCGCCGGGCGCGCAGCGACCTGCAGGCCCAGGCCGATTCGCTGCGCGAGCAGCTCGACAGCCTGCGCCCGCTGGCCGGCGAGGGCTATATCCCACGCAACCGCGTGCTGGAGTACCAGCGCCAGCTGTCGCAGGTGCAGCGCGACCTGGCGCAGAACGCCGGCGAAAGCGCGCGTCTGGAGCAGGTGATCGTCGAGGCCCGGCTCAACTTGCAGCAGCGCCGCGAAGAGTATCAGAAAGAGGTGCGCAGCCAGTTGGCCGAAGCCCAGGTCAAGGCCGCGACCTTGGAGCAGCAGCTCAACTCCGCGCACTTTGAGCTGCAGCACAGCGAGATTATCGCCCCGGCCGACGGCATCGCGGTGAACCTTGGCGTGCATACCGAAGGCGCCGTGGTGCGGGCCGGCGATACCTTGCTGGAGATCGTGCCCCAGGGCACCGCGCTGGAAGTGGAAGGGCGCCTGCCGGTGAACCTGGTGGACAAGGTGGCACCGCAGTTGCCGGTGGACATCCTGTTCACCGCCTTCAACCAGAACCGCACGCCACGGGTTACCGGCGAAGTGGCGCTGGTGTCGGCCGACCAGCTGATCGACGAGCGCAGTGGCCAGCCGTACTACGTGCTGCGCAGCACGGTTAGCGAAGAAGCGCTGGCGCGTCTGCAGGGCCTGGCCATACGCCCGGGCATGCCCGCCGAGCTGTTCGTGCGCACCGGCGAGCGCTCGCTGCTCAACTACCTGTTCAAACCCCTGCTCGACCGTGCAGGCACCGCCTTGACCGAACAATAA
- a CDS encoding serralysin family metalloprotease produces the protein MSKVKENAIASAVSALQPKGPSSSFGLIDSFAHQYDRGGANINGKKSFTADQAADHILRDGAAWKDLNKDGTISLTYTFLTKAPSDFYSRGLGSFSQFSDLQKQQAKLSMQSWADVAKVTFTEAGSGGDGHMTFGNFSASNGGAAFAYLPFDGPGSHKGESWYLINSGYQVNITPGTGNYGRQTLTHEIGHVLGLSHPGDYNAGEGNPTYRDADYAQDTRGYSVMSYWSESNNGQNFIKGGGQYYASAPLMDDILAIQKLYGANYATRASDTTYGFNSTADRDFYSATSASSKLVFSVWDGGGNDTFDFSGFTQNQKINLNEASFSDVGGMVGNVSIAKGVTIENAFGGSGNDLLIGNALANVLKGGAGNDIIYGGGGADQLWGGSGSDTFVFAAVSDSTKAAPDRIMDFTSGVDKIDLSAISAFAVNKLPLQFVNAFTGHAGEALLTYDQATNLGSLSIDFTGNASADFLVTTVGQAAVTDIVV, from the coding sequence ATGTCGAAAGTCAAAGAAAACGCTATTGCATCGGCCGTTTCCGCACTGCAACCCAAGGGGCCAAGTTCTTCGTTCGGCCTGATCGATAGCTTTGCCCACCAGTACGATCGCGGCGGCGCGAACATCAATGGCAAGAAGTCCTTCACGGCCGACCAGGCCGCCGACCACATCCTGCGTGATGGCGCAGCCTGGAAGGACCTGAACAAGGACGGCACGATCAGCCTCACCTACACCTTCCTGACCAAGGCACCGTCTGACTTCTACAGCCGCGGACTGGGCTCGTTCAGCCAGTTCAGCGACCTGCAGAAACAACAGGCCAAGCTCTCCATGCAGTCCTGGGCGGACGTGGCCAAGGTCACCTTCACCGAGGCAGGGTCGGGCGGCGACGGTCACATGACCTTCGGCAACTTCAGCGCCAGCAACGGCGGCGCAGCGTTCGCCTACCTGCCGTTCGACGGCCCAGGTTCGCACAAGGGCGAGTCCTGGTACCTGATCAACAGCGGCTACCAGGTCAACATCACCCCAGGCACCGGCAACTACGGGCGCCAGACCCTGACCCACGAGATCGGCCACGTGCTCGGCCTGTCCCACCCCGGCGACTACAACGCTGGCGAGGGCAACCCGACCTACCGTGACGCCGACTACGCCCAGGACACCCGTGGCTACAGCGTCATGAGCTACTGGAGCGAAAGCAACAACGGGCAGAACTTCATCAAGGGCGGCGGTCAGTACTACGCCTCGGCCCCGCTGATGGACGACATCCTGGCGATCCAGAAGCTCTACGGCGCCAACTACGCCACCCGTGCCAGCGACACCACCTACGGCTTCAACTCCACCGCTGATCGCGACTTCTACTCGGCCACCTCGGCCTCGTCGAAGCTGGTGTTCTCGGTGTGGGACGGCGGCGGCAACGACACCTTCGACTTCTCGGGCTTCACCCAGAACCAGAAGATCAACCTCAACGAAGCGTCGTTCTCCGATGTCGGCGGTATGGTCGGCAACGTGTCCATCGCCAAGGGCGTGACCATCGAAAACGCCTTCGGCGGCTCGGGCAACGACCTGCTGATCGGCAATGCGCTGGCCAACGTGCTCAAGGGTGGTGCCGGCAACGACATCATCTACGGCGGCGGCGGCGCCGACCAGCTGTGGGGCGGCAGCGGCTCGGACACCTTCGTGTTCGCGGCTGTCAGCGATTCCACCAAGGCGGCACCGGATCGCATCATGGACTTCACCTCGGGCGTGGACAAGATCGACCTGTCGGCCATCTCCGCGTTTGCCGTGAACAAGCTGCCGCTGCAGTTCGTCAACGCCTTCACCGGCCACGCCGGCGAGGCTCTGCTGACCTACGACCAGGCCACCAACCTGGGCAGCCTGTCCATCGACTTCACCGGAAACGCCTCGGCTGATTTCCTGGTGACCACCGTTGGCCAGGCCGCTGTCACCGACATCGTGGTCTGA
- a CDS encoding TolC family outer membrane protein: protein MKKFPLIGLLLACAWLPTAAQAAMGPFQVYEQALRRDPTYLAAFKAREAGQEYRAIGRAGLLPSLSYSYNKGRNDSEVRYLGDSRRQKEDRTYNSMGSTFILQQPLFDYEAYSSYRKGVAQALFADESFRDQSQQLLVRVMTSYTQALFAQDQIAISVASKQAYRQQFQQNQRLFDAGEGTRTDILEAQARYELADAEEIKARNEQDAALRELGALIGEPAVRVEDLAPLRLGFALPVVDPSGYEAWQERALANNPQLASSRQALEVARYEVERNRAGHLPKVTAFATSRRQESDSGNTYNQRYDTNTVGIEVSVPIFAGGGVLASTRQASRHLEQAEYELDGNTRSALIELRKQYNACQSGASQLRAYQRALVAAEALVVSTRKSVQGGERVNLDVLNAEQQLATTRRDLAQARYDYLLAWIKLHYQAGVLSETQLARVDEAFIEGRP, encoded by the coding sequence GTGAAGAAGTTCCCACTGATCGGGCTGCTGCTGGCCTGCGCCTGGCTGCCGACCGCCGCCCAGGCCGCCATGGGGCCGTTCCAGGTATACGAGCAGGCCCTGCGCCGCGATCCGACCTACCTCGCGGCGTTCAAGGCCCGCGAAGCCGGCCAGGAATACCGCGCCATCGGCCGCGCCGGCCTGCTACCCAGCCTGTCGTACAGCTACAACAAGGGGCGCAACGATTCCGAGGTGCGCTACCTCGGCGATTCGCGTCGACAGAAAGAGGACCGCACCTACAACAGCATGGGCTCGACCTTCATCCTCCAGCAGCCGCTGTTCGACTACGAAGCCTATTCGAGCTACCGCAAGGGCGTGGCCCAGGCGCTGTTCGCCGATGAGAGCTTCCGCGACCAGAGCCAGCAACTGCTGGTGCGGGTGATGACCAGCTACACCCAGGCGCTGTTCGCCCAGGACCAGATCGCCATCAGCGTCGCCAGCAAGCAGGCCTACCGCCAGCAGTTCCAGCAGAACCAGCGTCTGTTCGACGCCGGCGAGGGCACGCGCACCGATATTCTCGAGGCCCAGGCCCGCTACGAGCTGGCCGATGCCGAGGAGATCAAGGCGCGCAACGAACAGGATGCCGCGCTGCGCGAACTGGGCGCGCTGATCGGCGAGCCGGCGGTGCGGGTCGAGGACCTGGCGCCGCTGCGCCTGGGCTTCGCCCTGCCGGTGGTCGACCCCAGCGGCTACGAGGCCTGGCAGGAGCGGGCCCTGGCCAACAACCCGCAACTGGCGTCGTCGCGCCAAGCCCTGGAAGTGGCGCGCTACGAAGTCGAGCGCAACCGCGCCGGGCACCTGCCCAAGGTCACCGCGTTCGCTACTTCGCGGCGCCAGGAGTCGGACAGCGGCAACACCTATAACCAGCGCTACGACACCAATACCGTGGGCATCGAAGTGAGCGTGCCGATCTTCGCCGGGGGCGGGGTGCTGGCTTCGACCCGCCAGGCCAGCCGGCACCTGGAGCAGGCAGAGTACGAGCTCGATGGCAACACGCGCAGCGCCTTGATCGAGCTGCGCAAGCAGTACAACGCCTGCCAGTCCGGTGCCAGCCAGCTGCGTGCCTACCAGCGGGCGTTGGTGGCGGCCGAGGCGCTGGTGGTGTCCACGCGCAAGAGCGTGCAAGGTGGCGAGCGGGTCAACCTGGACGTGCTCAACGCCGAACAGCAGTTGGCCACCACCCGCCGCGACCTGGCCCAGGCGCGCTACGACTACCTGTTGGCGTGGATCAAGTTGCATTACCAGGCCGGGGTGTTGAGCGAGACCCAGCTGGCGCGGGTGGATGAGGCGTTCATCGAAGGCAGACCCTGA